One stretch of Legionella birminghamensis DNA includes these proteins:
- a CDS encoding aldehyde dehydrogenase family protein has protein sequence MKTYQMYINGEFTQAKDGATRDIIDPGNGDLIAKVPESTKDDAVLAIEAARAAFDNGEWRKVSAIDRGKLLFKLADLIRENAGRLAELETRNCGKPLAEAEYDIADAANCFEFYAGLTTKIHGETMSVPANSFSYVVREPVGVCGQIIPWNFPLLMAAWKLAPALAAGNTVVLKPSELTPITALELFELIDQCGFPPGVVNLITGPGAGAGEELSSNPLVDKIAFTGGTLTGKKIMQAATGNLKKISLELGGKNPNIVFADCDLEMAIDGALFGAFANQGEVCSAGSRLIVERSIHKDLIEGMLKKIPNIKLGHGLDAGVKMGPLVSSAHRAKVEDYIRIGIEEGAKLLCGGKRPTGEAFSRGNFLEPTIFDEVKTDMRIAREEIFGPVLVVIPFDSEEEAIRIANDTHYGLAAAVWTKNITRAHRVTSQLRAGILWVNHYHPTYNEMPWGGYKQSGSGRELGLYGIESYLEVKQVNINLDETPIGWYE, from the coding sequence ATGAAAACTTACCAAATGTATATTAATGGCGAATTTACCCAGGCAAAGGACGGTGCGACCCGCGATATTATTGATCCAGGCAATGGCGATCTCATTGCAAAAGTGCCTGAAAGCACCAAAGATGATGCAGTGCTTGCCATTGAGGCTGCGCGCGCTGCCTTTGATAATGGCGAATGGCGTAAAGTATCGGCGATTGATCGTGGAAAACTGCTATTTAAGCTTGCCGACCTAATTCGTGAAAACGCTGGCCGCCTGGCTGAACTGGAAACAAGAAATTGCGGCAAACCCCTGGCTGAGGCAGAGTATGACATTGCGGATGCTGCAAACTGTTTTGAATTCTACGCAGGGCTTACCACCAAAATTCATGGCGAAACTATGTCAGTTCCGGCCAACTCATTCAGTTATGTAGTTCGGGAACCAGTCGGTGTCTGCGGCCAAATAATTCCCTGGAATTTTCCCCTGCTGATGGCTGCCTGGAAACTCGCGCCGGCATTAGCTGCTGGCAATACAGTGGTTTTGAAGCCCTCGGAATTAACCCCCATCACTGCACTCGAATTATTTGAATTGATTGATCAATGCGGATTTCCGCCAGGGGTCGTCAATCTGATAACCGGCCCAGGCGCCGGAGCGGGGGAGGAATTAAGCAGTAATCCATTAGTGGATAAGATTGCCTTTACAGGCGGGACATTGACGGGTAAAAAAATCATGCAGGCAGCTACCGGCAATCTGAAAAAAATCTCGCTGGAGTTAGGCGGTAAAAATCCCAATATTGTGTTTGCCGACTGTGACCTGGAAATGGCAATTGACGGTGCCCTTTTTGGGGCATTCGCCAATCAAGGGGAAGTTTGCTCAGCAGGCTCGCGTTTAATCGTTGAGCGTTCCATTCATAAGGATCTTATCGAAGGAATGCTTAAGAAGATTCCCAATATCAAGTTAGGCCATGGGCTGGATGCTGGTGTCAAAATGGGGCCTTTGGTTTCCAGTGCCCACCGGGCTAAAGTAGAGGATTATATTCGAATTGGCATAGAGGAAGGCGCCAAATTGCTCTGCGGCGGAAAAAGGCCAACCGGCGAAGCGTTTTCGAGGGGAAATTTTCTTGAGCCCACTATCTTTGATGAAGTGAAAACAGATATGCGTATTGCGCGAGAAGAGATTTTCGGCCCTGTCCTCGTTGTTATTCCTTTCGATTCCGAGGAAGAGGCCATTCGGATTGCTAATGATACCCATTATGGTTTAGCCGCAGCAGTCTGGACAAAAAATATCACACGCGCCCATCGAGTCACATCGCAGCTGCGTGCAGGCATTTTATGGGTTAATCATTATCACCCCACTTATAATGAAATGCCCTGGGGAGGGTATAAGCAA